In the genome of Stigmatopora nigra isolate UIUO_SnigA chromosome 7, RoL_Snig_1.1, whole genome shotgun sequence, the window tggtagaattgTGTATACTTTATTTTACTAAATGTGATGTATAATGACTCTTTCAGTGCTGACCCACTGAGACCACCAATATGTTTTTGTACCTGTTCCTTACAAGTCTCTGTGCAACGTGCCTAGCACAACGTAAGAACAAACTTTTCTACTTGCAAATCTTGACACATGTAAATTTGCTTGTGTTCTTGAAATTAAACTCAGAAGCAGCAAttagtttaatatgtaaatttTGCCACTATTGTAGCTTTCCAGGACCACTACTCCTTCTCCCCTACTGTCGGAGGTGGTACTGGGACCCAATTTGTGACAGAAGGAGTAGGCCGAATTACAGCAATTCGCATTTGGGaattaaacagtgcttacatTACTGCGTGAGTCTCCATCCCTttaattgttttagttttttagttgatggaaaaaaatcttactgATCACAAACTATACAATAATATTTTATGCTCAAATGTTataatttaaacacatttttattattgatgCATTTATGTTTTATTGCAGAATTCAGCTGCGTTACGATTATGTGTGGAGCAATGTAGTTGGCCGAGCAAATAACAATCAAGAACCATTGGAAATCTACCTGCACGATGGTGAAAAAATTATTCAGGTGTGAAATTCACATTGAAACATTTCTAAGTATTAACTTGATAATGAAGTCTTGGTTAAAACTTAAAATTACACTACTTACTTCTATATTACTGTTCAGAGTCCATGCATTTAAAATGCTGATATATGGCGGTCATATTTCAGGTGTCTGGAAAATTCTTTGTCTCAAACTTCATCTATCAGATTATAATGGTGACAAACAAAGGACGATTGTTGGTTGCTGGCCAGCCCACACAGGTAAGCATTTTCAAAATACACCATTAAGATCATCAAAACAACCAAGTATAatcatttttatgcattttctttgtttttttttaatttttgcagaCCACTTTTAACTTTTATCCAGTGCACCAAGATGCTGAACTCCGATTCCTCAGTGGCCGCTCCAATGGGAATGGGATTACATCCCTGGGAGCTCACTGGGCAATCTTTAATGGGAATGAAACTTTCGTCTAACTTTTTTAGGGAAATATGTACCTATTAGTCAGGCATTAGACATAATCATGCTTTTAacagtttttaaatattcataatcATAGCATACCTTTACTGCTCaccgtatttttcagactagaAGGGTGTTTAGACCAGAAGACCAGTGCAAATGTGAATAAAACACTTAtaacatgatattttttataACCATTATATAACTGAAAATATCTGCATGTGATTGTACTAACTGTGATTGTGGCACTGTAGTTGTGGCACGAACaagatttcaatttttaaaaattaattaacaCTATTTATAAAATACCAATAATTGATGTTTTGTGTGAGTGATTAAGGGATTATAAGATTAACAATAGTGATTAAAGTGATTTGAAGATCACCAATAGTGATTAAAGTGATTTTAAGATTATCAATAGCAAAACATAAGCAATGTAGCTGTACAGGTTTGACAACATTGAGCATCAACCCCTCTCAGTCAGAGAGTCCTCgaagaaggaaggaaaggaaCGACACAACATAAgtgcttgtctttttttggttttccatGGGTTGGCATCTTATGATGACATAGACTGGATGATGGAATGAGAAAAGagtataaaaatagaaaataaagaatACAAGAGAGCAATCCTGATAACAGTTCCAGTATCAACGACCACCACACCCTGGGGCAGTAAATATTTAACACTAAACAGAATACATTGGTATATTGATTaaagtgaatttttaaaaatgcatttctttaaaaaaatctttttgtcaGCCTTGCAATTTCTAATGGTTTATTTATCCTCTAGATACGACCGTAGGATTTTATTCCTAGCTCTGCCAGTAGAGGCCCTCTGAAGTCATGTTTTAGCCTGGGACAAAATTGCGTCACTGTAGAATTGAGGGTATATTGTAGATCATTTTTAATTCTTCAGCTTTCAAGAAAGAGGAGTAGCCCCATCACATTTGAATAAAGACTACTTTGAGTAAGCGGCCCGGCAAAtgggttggcctcacagctctagggtcctggagTCGAaaccaggttggtccacctgtgtggagtttgcgtatTCTGTCCGGGCCGGCgtgggtttccttccacattccaaaaacatgcatggtaggctgactggacatcctatattgcccctaggtatgggcgtGAGTGCATGCTTGTCCGTCTACCTGTGCCacgtaattggctggccaccgattcagggtgtcctccgcctttggcccggtgtcagctaggataggctccagcaccctctgccaTCCTAACGAGGATAgagcagttaaaaaaatgagatgagattaatcTACTTTCGGTATCTGTAACGTAGAAACAgataaattaatacaaaacaCACCTTTACAAACAGGCACACCCACATACAAACCATGCAACTGTACACAAGCACCCACCAATGGGCCCCAAGGGAAAAACACTAGCAAAATGTTGAAAGTATAAAGAAAAACGGGAATCACTCAGGGAAGGTGACAAGACAGCAATGGTGGGACAACAGTAAGTATAAAGTGGCAAGGACTTGGCGAGACTCCAGAACCcgctgtgacccttgtgaggataaggggttgggaaaatgaatgaatcaataaaagcattttttcatCTTCTGCTGAGCTTATTCACAtgagggtcatgggggtgctatCACAGCTAAGAACGGGCAGGATATATGAAATAATATCATGATGAGGACACATGGTTTAGAGTCGGGGTGGGCAATTAAGTCCACATacagtgggtgcaagttttgaGTCCAACCGAACAATACGACACATTTTCACCCATCTAGTGTCTTGCATGTATAATCCCTTgatttcagcagaaacctcaaaAGTTAAACTCTTTGGAACAAAGCCCAGGACTCAC includes:
- the LOC144198851 gene encoding zymogen granule membrane protein 16-like; protein product: MFLYLFLTSLCATCLAQPFQDHYSFSPTVGGGTGTQFVTEGVGRITAIRIWELNSAYITAIQLRYDYVWSNVVGRANNNQEPLEIYLHDGEKIIQVSGKFFVSNFIYQIIMVTNKGRLLVAGQPTQTTFNFYPVHQDAELRFLSGRSNGNGITSLGAHWAIFNGNETFV